In Corynebacterium nuruki S6-4, the following proteins share a genomic window:
- the thrS gene encoding threonine--tRNA ligase, giving the protein MRPLELPNKGPEAVVCVKDADGNLRDLAFTPETDTEVTAVPANTDDGRGVIRHSCAHVLAQAVQKEFPGTKLGIGPAIEDGFYYDFEPAEPFTPEDLKKLEKVMKKIIKSGQKFERKAYDSVEDARLEYLQEPFKLELVDDKSRGDIPDGDASVEVGEGELTAYSNVNPRTGEVEWYDLCRGPHVPTTRYIPAFALTRTSAAYWRGDQSKAGLQRIYGTAWESKEALDAYQTRIAEAEKRDHRRLGQELDLFSFPDEIGSGFPVFHPDGAIVRFEMEEHSRRRHLASGYSFVNTPHITKGDLFKKSGHLDWYADGMFPPMKLDEERDADGNITKQAVDYYAKPMNCPMHNLIFASRGRSYRELPLRLFEFGTVYRYEKSGVIHGLTRARGFTQDDAHIYCTEDQLETELTSVLEFIISLLKDYGLDDFYLELSTKDPNKYIGDDDVWERSTETLRSVAEKSGLELVPDPAGAAFYGPKISVQARDAIGRTWQMSTLQLDFNLPERFDLEYTAPDGSKQRPVMIHRALFGSIERFFAVLLEHYAGAFPAWLAPHQVTGIPVADEFTPYLEELIAELRGHGVRAAVDTSDDRMQKKIRNHTTGKVPFMLLAGGRDVEANAVSFRFLDGSQVNGVPREDAVRVIADWVASRRNQQPSGESIAEFL; this is encoded by the coding sequence ATGCGTCCGCTGGAACTGCCCAACAAGGGTCCCGAGGCTGTCGTCTGCGTGAAGGACGCCGACGGTAACCTGCGTGACCTCGCCTTCACTCCGGAGACCGACACCGAGGTCACCGCCGTCCCGGCCAACACCGACGACGGGCGTGGCGTGATCCGCCACTCCTGCGCCCACGTCCTGGCCCAGGCCGTGCAGAAGGAGTTCCCCGGCACGAAGCTGGGGATCGGTCCGGCGATCGAGGACGGCTTCTACTACGACTTCGAGCCCGCCGAGCCCTTCACCCCCGAGGACCTGAAGAAGCTCGAGAAGGTGATGAAGAAGATCATCAAGTCGGGCCAGAAGTTCGAGCGCAAGGCCTATGACTCGGTGGAGGACGCCCGCCTGGAGTACCTCCAGGAGCCGTTCAAGCTGGAGCTCGTCGACGACAAATCCCGCGGCGACATCCCCGACGGCGATGCCTCGGTGGAGGTCGGCGAGGGTGAGCTCACCGCCTACTCCAACGTGAACCCGCGGACCGGCGAGGTCGAGTGGTACGACCTGTGCCGCGGCCCGCACGTCCCGACGACCCGGTACATCCCGGCGTTCGCCCTCACCCGTACCTCCGCCGCCTACTGGCGCGGCGACCAGTCCAAGGCCGGCCTGCAGCGCATCTACGGCACCGCGTGGGAGTCGAAGGAGGCGCTCGACGCCTACCAGACCCGCATCGCGGAGGCGGAGAAGCGCGACCACCGTCGCCTCGGCCAGGAGCTGGACCTGTTCAGCTTCCCCGACGAGATCGGCTCCGGCTTCCCGGTCTTCCACCCGGACGGGGCGATCGTGCGGTTCGAGATGGAGGAGCACTCGCGTCGCCGGCACCTCGCCAGCGGCTACTCCTTCGTCAACACCCCGCACATCACCAAGGGTGACCTGTTCAAGAAGTCGGGGCACCTCGACTGGTACGCCGACGGCATGTTCCCGCCCATGAAGCTCGACGAGGAGCGGGACGCCGACGGCAACATCACCAAGCAGGCCGTCGACTACTACGCCAAGCCGATGAACTGCCCGATGCACAACCTCATCTTCGCCTCCCGCGGCCGGTCCTACCGCGAACTGCCGCTGCGGCTGTTCGAGTTCGGCACCGTCTACCGCTACGAGAAGTCCGGTGTGATCCACGGCCTGACCCGCGCCCGCGGCTTCACCCAGGACGACGCGCACATCTACTGCACCGAGGACCAGCTCGAGACCGAGCTGACCTCCGTGCTCGAGTTCATCATCTCGCTGCTCAAGGACTACGGTCTCGACGACTTCTACCTGGAGCTGTCGACCAAGGACCCGAACAAGTACATCGGTGACGACGACGTGTGGGAGCGCTCCACCGAGACGCTGCGTTCCGTCGCCGAGAAGTCCGGCCTCGAGCTGGTCCCGGACCCGGCCGGTGCGGCGTTCTACGGCCCGAAGATCTCGGTCCAGGCCCGGGACGCCATCGGCCGTACCTGGCAGATGTCCACCCTGCAGCTGGACTTCAACCTGCCGGAGCGTTTCGACCTGGAGTACACCGCCCCCGACGGTTCGAAGCAGCGTCCGGTGATGATCCACCGTGCCCTGTTCGGGTCGATCGAGCGGTTCTTCGCCGTCCTGCTGGAGCACTACGCCGGTGCGTTCCCCGCCTGGCTGGCCCCGCACCAGGTCACCGGCATCCCCGTCGCCGACGAGTTCACCCCGTACCTCGAGGAGCTCATCGCCGAGCTGCGCGGCCACGGCGTCCGCGCCGCGGTGGACACCTCCGACGACCGGATGCAGAAGAAGATCCGCAACCACACCACCGGCAAGGTCCCCTTCATGCTGCTGGCCGGTGGCCGGGACGTCGAGGCGAACGCGGTGAGCTTCCGCTTCCTCGACGGCTCCCAGGTCAACGGGGTGCCGCGGGAGGACGCCGTGCGCGTGATCGCGGACTGGGTCGCCTCCCGCCGTAACCAGCAGCCGAGCGGAGAGAGCATTGCAGAGTTCCTCTGA
- a CDS encoding HIT family protein: MQSSSDPRDSDRRDSDRPAPVTDTGAGVPDRLERLWAPYRSSYVSSNGRSADPFVDLPAGTDEDGLIVARGAEVFCILNLYPYNPGHMMVIPYRPVASYEDLTESETAEFAAFTKTALRVLHRVSHPDAVNVGMNLGKASGGSVPGHLHQHIVPRWQGDANFMTVLDGTKVLVQALSETRALLAQAWRQCDEGGKTEETE; the protein is encoded by the coding sequence TTGCAGAGTTCCTCTGACCCGCGGGACAGTGACCGGCGCGACAGCGACCGGCCGGCTCCCGTGACGGACACCGGTGCCGGCGTCCCCGACCGCCTCGAGCGGCTGTGGGCGCCCTACCGGTCGTCCTACGTCAGCAGCAACGGGCGGTCGGCCGATCCTTTCGTCGACCTGCCCGCGGGCACGGACGAGGACGGTCTCATCGTGGCGCGCGGGGCCGAGGTGTTCTGCATTCTGAACCTCTACCCGTACAATCCTGGTCACATGATGGTCATCCCGTACCGTCCGGTCGCCTCCTATGAGGACCTGACGGAATCGGAGACCGCCGAATTCGCCGCCTTCACCAAGACGGCGTTGCGTGTGCTGCACCGCGTGTCCCACCCGGACGCGGTGAACGTCGGCATGAACCTCGGGAAAGCCTCGGGGGGTTCGGTCCCCGGTCACCTGCACCAGCACATCGTGCCGCGGTGGCAGGGCGACGCGAACTTCATGACGGTCCTGGACGGGACGAAGGTGCTCGTCCAGGCACTGTCGGAGACCAGGGCACTGCTGGCGCAGGCGTGGCGGCAGTGTGATGAGGGTGGCAAGACGGAGGAGACGGAGTAA